From the Manihot esculenta cultivar AM560-2 chromosome 3, M.esculenta_v8, whole genome shotgun sequence genome, one window contains:
- the LOC110610702 gene encoding inactive protein kinase SELMODRAFT_444075, producing the protein MFWLFVKLNLGGDYWLDFLVDDMNGKGASDMAVGKVVVVAVKASKEIPRRALIWALTHVVQPGDFIKLLVVIPAHSSSKRVWGFSRFTSDCTSGKSMSGTRLDQRDDISDSCSEMLRQIHDAYDPEKIKIRVKVVAGSSCGAVAAEAKKAQSNWVILDKNLKQEKKYCMQELQCNVVLMRRSQPKVLRLNLTGSPVMQTEVCWPFPFETEASSKDFESKHHQVDMLRGPFVTPASSPDHESSLTATDVGTSSISSSDQGTSPFFLSGIYGSQKKEHLVFNEENESLYESESDSDSDKQAPSSTRLYFQPWLDDNLNSSGELAKSMLDGFQRSKDASQMFTYKSLLEYLSKLDRKPDIGVLNYRIDLNLSKSVREAISLTTHVPPGPPPLCSVCRRKAPAFGNPPKWFTYAELELATDGFSRENFLAEGGFGSVHRGVLPDGLVVAVKQHKLASSQGDLEFCSEVEVLSCAQHRNVVMLIGFCVEDGRRLLVYEYICNGSLDSHLFGHAAKPLNWSARQKIAVGAARGLRYLHEECRVGCIVHRDMRPNNILITHDFEPMVGDFGLARWQPSGDIGVETRIIGTFGYLAPEYAQSGQITEKADVYSFGVVLVELVTGRKAIDVKRPKGQQCLTEWVRPLLEKHSIQELIDPRLMNCYLEQEVHNMLQCASSCIRRDPHSRPRMSQVLRMLEGDMVMNSSNH; encoded by the exons ATGTTTTGGTTGTTTGTTAAGTTGAATTTGGGGGGGGATTACTGGTTAGATTTCTTAGTTGATGATATGAATGGGAAGGGTGCTTCAGATATGGCGGTCGGAAAAGTGGTGGTGGTTGCTGTTAAGGCATCAAAAGAGATACCGAGGAGAGCTTTGATCTGGGCTTTGACCCATGTGGTTCAACCTGGGGATTTCATCAAGCTACTGGTGGTCATCCCTGCTCATTCCTCAA GTAAAAGGGTTTGGGGTTTTTCAAGATTCACCAGTGATTGCACTAGCGGGAAGTCAATGTCCGGAACCAGGTTAGATCAGAGGGATGATATTTCAGATTCATGCTCTGAAATGTTGCGTCAAATCCATGATGCATATGACCCTGAGAAG ATAAAAATTAGGGTGAAAGTTGTTGCTGGTTCATCATGTGGAGCGGTGGCTGCTGAAGCCAAGAAGGCTCAATCAAACTGGGTTATATTGGATAA AAATCTGAAACAAGAGAAGAAATACTGCATGCAGGAATTACAATGTAATGTTGTGTTGATGAGACGGTCTCAGCCAAAGGTTCTTCGTTTGAATTTGACTGGATCCCCAGTGATGCAAACAGAAGTATGTTGGCCATTTCCATTTGAGACAGAAGCATCTTCAAAGGACTTTGAGAGCAAGCATCACCAGGTAGATATGTTAAGGGGGCCGTTTGTAACTCCTGCAAGTAGTCCAGATCATGAATCATCACTGACTGCAACAGATGTTGGGACATCATCAATATCAAGCTCAGATCAAGGGACTTCACCATTTTTTCTATCCGGAATTTATGGGAGCCAGAAGAAAGAGCATTTAGTTTTCAATGAAGAAAATGAAAGTCTTTATGAATCTGAATCTGATTCAGATAGTGACAAGCAGGCACCTTCTTCCACCAGATTATATTTCCAACCATGGTTGGATGATAATCTGAATTCCAGTGGCGAACTTGCAAAAAGTATGCTAGATGGTTTCCAAAGATCAAAGGATGCATCTCAAATGTTCACATACAAAAGCTTGCTGGAGTATTTATCCAAATTAGACAGGAAACCTGATATTGGAGTCCTGAACTATAGAATAGATCTAAACTTAAGCAAAAGTGTTAGAGAAGCAATTTCCTTGACTACACATGTGCCTCCTGGTCCTCCTCCATTGTGTTCAGTATGCCGACGCAAGGCTCCTGCATTTGGAAACCCTCCCAAGTGGTTTACTTATGCTGAACTAGAACTTGCTACAGATGGATTTTCACGAGAAAATTTCTTAGCTGAAGGTGGATTTGGTTCTGTTCACCGAGGTGTCTTACCAGATGGCCTGGTGGTTGCTGTCAAACAACATAAATTGGCTAGTTCACAAGGTGATCTAGAGTTTTGCTCAGAAGTTGAGGTTTTGAGTTGTGCGCAACATCGTAATGTTGTGATGTTGATTGGATTCTGCGTGGAGGACGGAAGGAGATTGCTGGTTTATGAATATATTTGCAATGGATCTTTAGATTCACATCTTTTTG GACATGCTGCAAAACCGTTGAACTGGTCTGCGCGACAAAAAATTGCTGTTGGAGCAGCTAGAGGGCTGAGATACCTTCATGAAGAATGTAGAGTAGGCTGTATCGTCCACCGCGATATGAGGCCAAACAATATCCTCATAACTCATGATTTTGAACCAATG GTTGGAGATTTTGGACTGGCAAGGTGGCAGCCAAGTGGAGACATAGGAGTTGAAACAAGAATAATTGGGACATTTGG GTATTTGGCTCCAGAATATGCTCAAAGTGGCCAGATCACAGAAAAAGCTGATGTCTATTCTTTTGGGGTGGTCTTGGTGGAGCTAGTTACCGGACGGAAAGCGATTGATGTAAAACGACCTAAGGGCCAGCAGTGCCTAACCGAATGG GTGCGTCCGCTCCTGGAAAAGCATTCCATTCAGGAACTAATTGACCCGCGCTTAATGAACTGCTATTTGGAACAAGAGGTGCATAACATGCTGCAATGTGCCTCATCGTGCATTCGCCGGGATCCTCATTCAAGGCCTCGGATGTCTCAG